The following coding sequences are from one Elusimicrobium minutum Pei191 window:
- a CDS encoding MFS transporter: MKKTWFFIPTLYFAEGLPFVIVNVVSPVIYTKLGVAENIMSFYTGFLYLPWVLKMFWSPLLENKSKRSWVLGTQLALSAVFVLIALSFQLNNYFLYSLIGFFTGAFISATYDIATDGYYMLALDKKEQAFFVGIRTFFYRLAMIFASGILVMIAGVIEERTGNIPLSWTAAMFIASGVFGLFFVFHIFILHKERIEETVKNNTVFTNFFDSFKAYFTQKNIVIIICFILFYRLGEASFEKMIPPFLTSARELGGLGMSTKMYGFVKGTIGIISLMAGNILGGIALSKYGFKKCIWPFVIMLNVPTVFYVILAIFQPGALVTAALLSFEQFGYGLGFMAFTVFIMNVSIASKYATSHYAISTGIMGLGMMVPSMLSGSLKMALGYTNFFILACFLSIPSFLLIPFVLKIYKGLEGGALHNAD; encoded by the coding sequence ATGAAAAAAACTTGGTTCTTTATACCCACGCTGTATTTTGCCGAAGGCTTGCCGTTTGTTATTGTAAACGTGGTGTCGCCCGTTATATATACTAAACTCGGCGTGGCGGAAAACATTATGTCTTTTTATACCGGCTTTTTGTACCTGCCCTGGGTTTTAAAAATGTTTTGGAGCCCTCTTCTTGAAAACAAAAGCAAAAGAAGCTGGGTTTTGGGCACCCAGTTGGCTTTGTCCGCGGTATTTGTATTGATAGCTTTAAGTTTTCAGCTTAACAATTATTTTCTTTATTCCTTAATTGGGTTTTTTACGGGCGCTTTTATAAGTGCTACATATGATATCGCTACCGACGGATATTACATGCTCGCTTTAGATAAAAAGGAACAAGCTTTTTTTGTGGGCATAAGAACATTTTTTTACCGTCTTGCCATGATTTTCGCAAGCGGTATTTTGGTTATGATAGCGGGTGTTATAGAGGAGCGGACGGGAAATATTCCTTTAAGCTGGACAGCGGCTATGTTTATAGCGTCGGGCGTTTTTGGCTTATTTTTTGTGTTTCATATTTTTATTTTACATAAAGAACGCATTGAGGAAACAGTAAAAAATAATACGGTTTTTACAAATTTTTTTGATTCATTTAAAGCTTATTTTACACAAAAAAACATTGTGATAATAATTTGTTTTATATTGTTTTACCGGTTGGGTGAGGCCAGTTTTGAAAAAATGATACCGCCTTTTTTAACAAGTGCGCGCGAATTGGGCGGGCTTGGAATGAGCACCAAAATGTACGGATTTGTTAAAGGAACTATAGGCATTATATCTTTAATGGCCGGGAATATTTTAGGCGGTATAGCTCTTTCTAAATACGGTTTTAAAAAATGTATATGGCCTTTTGTGATAATGCTTAACGTACCTACGGTTTTTTACGTTATACTTGCCATATTCCAGCCGGGCGCTTTAGTAACTGCGGCTTTACTTAGTTTTGAACAATTCGGTTATGGGCTTGGTTTTATGGCATTTACCGTTTTTATAATGAACGTGAGTATAGCAAGTAAATACGCTACGTCGCATTACGCGATATCAACGGGTATAATGGGCCTTGGAATGATGGTGCCCAGCATGTTAAGCGGCAGCCTGAAAATGGCGTTAGGTTATACAAATTTCTTTATTTTAGCCTGCTTTTTAAGCATTCCCAGCTTTTTGCTTATTCCTTTTGTGCTTAAAATCTATAAAGGCCTGGAGGGCGGGGCTTTGCACAATGCTGATTAA
- the rpmB gene encoding 50S ribosomal protein L28, translating to MSYKCQLCGKGSVTGGSYSHSHRNTKRTFRPNLQKQKVVLEGKTQTAYVCTKCIKSGFTTKPVK from the coding sequence ATGTCATACAAATGTCAATTATGTGGGAAAGGCTCCGTAACAGGCGGTTCTTACAGTCACTCACATAGAAATACAAAAAGAACTTTTAGACCAAACCTTCAAAAACAAAAAGTTGTTCTTGAGGGCAAAACACAAACTGCCTATGTCTGCACAAAATGCATCAAAAGCGGTTTTACAACAAAACCTGTCAAATAA
- the bamA gene encoding outer membrane protein assembly factor BamA yields MKKILFLLLILTSAGLFAQETEMNATGPWMVCEVAVSGLKNVAKKTVTKAVHAKKGVMYERGFVYDDMQAIISLGSFDNAEVDISPMEGERKNKEDKEFHPCFKVTYIVKEKPIFDAITYEGRKRLSRTAITEAMTLKIKDPFNETKLVSDLERIKAKYAEKGYINADIKYETEVNEKLNIVTVKFIIDEGQRARVKEVGIEGANLIPSRKLVKKTANRPGKVFKPQKLQQDYVKMTLYGRNKGFSEYEITPPQIDMNDEKSEITINYDVTEGAKAQYGTAAFDGNTVFTDEELQKQIFFREGKTYTQKSFDMTMRDLQEQYANKGYLNAKINPIRTIDDAGRLNILFDISESHIFYIDHVDVTGYETTRRNVLAREITVKPGDLFDYSKIRRSQTRLLNLGFINDVQLDISPTAYPDRVDVGFNVVEGRPGMFTAGVAMSSLDGLYGEVSVSHMNLFGRAQRLNLRTQFGKNLLDYTIGWSTPWVFDRPVSFGVDAFNTRRYRPFRSESRAYTDRRIGGRVRVGPRFSDDIYQLAFSYTFQNIDIYDIDDQFKGDIDSERLNSSSFSADFAIDTRDNIWDPTTGWRNSIGLELTGGPLMGDLDLWTINLRSIFNRTLINIGGNYPIVFVLSNKFASTNAYGRTGEVPVFERFFIGGADTIRGYDHNGQVGPQDGGNMYFVSSAEVRLPLAREGRRSIAQLAAFFDIGNSWKSASDVRFRMGPEEDEFKAGVGLGLRFATPQLPIRIDWGYGLNHRPGESRTKFYFNMSNAF; encoded by the coding sequence ATGAAAAAAATACTATTTTTATTATTAATTTTAACATCCGCAGGCCTTTTCGCGCAGGAAACGGAAATGAACGCAACCGGCCCGTGGATGGTGTGTGAAGTAGCCGTATCCGGGTTAAAAAACGTAGCTAAAAAAACAGTAACCAAAGCGGTGCACGCCAAAAAAGGCGTTATGTATGAACGAGGTTTTGTTTACGACGATATGCAGGCAATCATTTCTTTGGGAAGTTTTGATAATGCGGAAGTAGACATAAGCCCCATGGAAGGTGAGCGCAAAAACAAAGAAGATAAAGAATTTCACCCCTGTTTTAAAGTTACCTACATTGTAAAAGAAAAACCTATTTTTGACGCTATTACCTATGAAGGAAGGAAAAGATTAAGCCGAACCGCGATTACCGAGGCTATGACTTTAAAAATTAAAGATCCTTTTAATGAAACAAAGCTGGTTTCCGATTTAGAACGCATTAAAGCCAAATATGCGGAAAAAGGATATATTAACGCCGACATTAAATATGAAACAGAAGTTAATGAAAAATTAAATATTGTTACCGTAAAGTTTATTATTGACGAAGGCCAAAGGGCGAGGGTTAAAGAGGTTGGTATCGAGGGTGCGAATTTAATACCTTCTAGAAAACTTGTTAAAAAGACCGCAAACAGGCCCGGAAAAGTTTTCAAACCACAAAAATTGCAGCAAGATTATGTAAAGATGACTCTTTACGGCCGCAACAAAGGTTTTAGCGAGTATGAAATAACCCCGCCGCAGATTGACATGAATGATGAAAAAAGCGAGATTACTATTAACTATGATGTAACGGAAGGAGCAAAAGCGCAATACGGAACAGCTGCTTTTGACGGCAATACTGTCTTTACCGATGAAGAATTACAAAAGCAAATTTTTTTCAGGGAAGGCAAAACATATACCCAAAAAAGCTTTGATATGACTATGCGTGATTTGCAGGAACAATACGCTAACAAAGGGTATTTAAACGCAAAAATTAATCCCATAAGAACAATTGACGACGCGGGCAGACTTAATATCCTTTTTGATATAAGCGAAAGCCATATTTTTTACATTGACCATGTTGACGTTACCGGGTATGAGACTACAAGAAGAAACGTTCTTGCCCGTGAAATAACGGTTAAACCCGGCGATTTATTTGATTATTCTAAGATACGCAGATCGCAAACAAGGCTTTTAAACTTAGGGTTTATTAACGATGTGCAGCTTGATATTTCGCCTACGGCGTATCCCGACAGGGTAGACGTAGGCTTTAACGTAGTTGAAGGCCGTCCCGGCATGTTTACTGCCGGTGTCGCCATGTCTTCTTTAGACGGTTTATACGGTGAAGTCAGCGTCAGCCACATGAATTTATTCGGGCGGGCACAAAGGCTTAATTTAAGAACGCAGTTTGGTAAAAATTTACTTGACTATACGATAGGCTGGTCTACGCCGTGGGTTTTTGACAGGCCTGTTTCTTTCGGAGTGGATGCTTTTAACACAAGGCGTTACCGCCCTTTTAGGAGTGAATCGCGCGCGTATACGGATAGAAGGATTGGCGGAAGGGTAAGAGTCGGGCCTAGATTTTCAGATGATATTTACCAATTGGCTTTTTCCTATACATTCCAAAACATTGATATTTATGACATAGATGACCAGTTTAAAGGGGACATTGACAGCGAAAGGTTAAACTCTTCCTCTTTCAGCGCGGATTTCGCAATAGACACGCGTGATAATATTTGGGACCCTACCACCGGTTGGCGTAACTCCATCGGGCTTGAACTTACCGGCGGCCCTTTAATGGGAGATTTGGATTTATGGACAATAAATTTACGCTCAATTTTTAACCGTACTTTAATAAATATCGGCGGTAACTATCCTATAGTTTTTGTGTTGTCTAATAAATTCGCGTCAACAAATGCTTACGGAAGGACGGGAGAGGTGCCCGTGTTTGAAAGATTTTTTATAGGCGGCGCCGATACAATAAGAGGTTATGACCATAACGGACAAGTTGGGCCGCAGGACGGCGGTAATATGTATTTTGTATCTTCGGCGGAAGTTCGTCTTCCTCTCGCAAGAGAGGGCAGAAGAAGCATTGCCCAGCTTGCGGCGTTTTTTGATATAGGAAACTCATGGAAAAGCGCAAGCGATGTAAGGTTTAGAATGGGCCCCGAAGAGGACGAGTTTAAAGCCGGCGTAGGTTTGGGGTTAAGGTTTGCCACTCCGCAGCTTCCCATACGTATAGACTGGGGGTATGGTTTGAACCACAGGCCGGGTGAATCAAGAACCAAGTTCTATTTTAATATGTCTAACGCGTTTTAA
- the lpxD gene encoding UDP-3-O-(3-hydroxymyristoyl)glucosamine N-acyltransferase codes for MQISLEELVKITGGELRGNKDFQITAPCSIDNPKEDAVCYFSDGSKAESISSIKAGCFILPSKIKETFKTDKNVIFADNPEWAFTLFLRHYDSSKPKFDRGVHPTAVIGKNVVLGNNITVGAYSVIEDDVTLGDNTVIYPHVYIGRRTFVGKDCILYPNVVVREECIIKDRVIIEAGATIGTDGFGFVLVNYKHEKIPQVGNVIIESDSEIGANTTIDRAKIDSTVIGVNVKVDNLTQLAHNVKVGQGSIIISQVGVAGSTEIGRGVVLAGQVGVAGHIKIGDGVQVGAQSGIMQDIPAGKKMFGTPVRDYMETLKLYAALPYLSEMVREFRKRKKTEENK; via the coding sequence ATGCAGATTTCATTAGAAGAATTAGTAAAAATCACAGGCGGGGAATTAAGAGGAAATAAAGATTTTCAAATTACCGCTCCCTGCAGCATAGACAACCCTAAAGAAGACGCCGTTTGTTATTTTTCCGACGGGTCTAAAGCGGAATCTATTTCTTCTATAAAGGCGGGCTGCTTTATACTGCCTTCTAAAATTAAAGAAACTTTTAAAACGGATAAAAACGTTATTTTCGCAGATAATCCGGAATGGGCTTTTACGCTTTTTTTAAGACATTATGACAGCTCCAAACCAAAATTTGACAGAGGCGTGCACCCCACGGCTGTTATAGGTAAAAATGTTGTGTTGGGAAATAATATTACCGTAGGCGCATACAGCGTTATTGAAGATGATGTAACATTAGGTGATAATACCGTTATTTACCCGCACGTTTATATAGGCCGAAGAACTTTTGTAGGCAAGGATTGTATTCTTTACCCAAATGTTGTGGTAAGGGAAGAATGTATTATTAAAGACAGGGTTATAATTGAAGCGGGCGCGACAATAGGGACTGACGGGTTCGGTTTTGTGTTGGTTAATTACAAACATGAAAAAATACCCCAAGTAGGCAATGTTATAATTGAGTCAGACTCTGAAATCGGCGCGAACACCACAATTGACAGAGCCAAAATTGACAGCACGGTTATAGGCGTTAATGTTAAAGTTGACAATCTTACGCAACTTGCGCATAATGTTAAGGTTGGGCAGGGAAGCATTATTATATCCCAAGTGGGGGTAGCCGGGTCGACCGAAATAGGCCGGGGCGTTGTTTTAGCGGGGCAGGTTGGCGTGGCAGGCCACATTAAAATAGGCGACGGCGTACAAGTAGGCGCGCAGTCAGGCATTATGCAAGATATTCCCGCGGGTAAAAAAATGTTCGGTACTCCTGTCAGAGACTATATGGAAACTTTAAAACTTTACGCGGCGCTGCCGTATCTTTCTGAAATGGTAAGAGAATTTAGGAAGCGTAAAAAAACAGAAGAAAATAAATAA
- the lpxC gene encoding UDP-3-O-acyl-N-acetylglucosamine deacetylase, which produces MFRQTIAERKLVKGIGLHTGRDCTMTFEPYDREGIYFLRTDIKDSKPIKAFVGNVSSTMRGTNLTYEGAEVHTVEHVLSACSALGITDILISMDGPEPPVMDGSSQEYSKVLILAGIKRLDKKVPVLTINKKIEMSENNVLYTAEPADKLTMTFLFVHTHPLVSRLEHTLEFSKDNYLKEIGPARTFGFVEELEFLKKHGLAKGGSTENAVVITKDGFSSPLRFEGEMVRHKILDMIGDFALTGCILDNMKIYARGGGHKFNVEFAKKLLKEGVING; this is translated from the coding sequence ATGTTTAGGCAAACAATAGCGGAAAGAAAACTAGTAAAAGGCATAGGGCTGCATACCGGGCGCGACTGCACCATGACGTTTGAGCCTTATGACCGTGAGGGGATATATTTTTTAAGAACTGATATTAAAGATTCAAAACCTATAAAAGCGTTTGTTGGTAATGTATCTTCAACAATGAGGGGAACTAACCTTACTTATGAAGGGGCGGAAGTTCATACCGTTGAACACGTTTTATCAGCCTGCAGCGCTTTGGGGATAACCGATATTTTAATTTCCATGGATGGGCCAGAACCGCCCGTTATGGATGGGTCCTCGCAGGAATATTCCAAGGTTTTAATCTTGGCGGGCATAAAAAGGCTTGATAAAAAAGTGCCTGTTTTAACAATTAATAAAAAAATAGAAATGAGTGAAAACAATGTTTTGTACACGGCCGAACCGGCGGATAAACTTACAATGACATTTCTTTTTGTGCATACGCACCCGCTTGTAAGCAGGTTGGAGCACACGTTAGAATTTAGTAAAGATAACTATCTTAAAGAAATAGGACCTGCCAGAACTTTCGGCTTTGTTGAAGAGTTGGAATTTTTAAAAAAGCACGGTCTTGCAAAGGGCGGCTCAACCGAGAACGCTGTTGTTATAACTAAAGATGGTTTTTCATCCCCGTTAAGGTTTGAGGGTGAAATGGTAAGGCACAAAATACTTGATATGATTGGGGACTTTGCCCTTACCGGCTGTATTTTGGATAATATGAAAATTTACGCGCGCGGGGGCGGGCATAAATTTAATGTTGAATTCGCAAAAAAATTATTAAAAGAGGGAGTAATTAATGGCTGA
- a CDS encoding 3-hydroxyacyl-ACP dehydratase FabZ family protein yields MAEEKLDLSFLLSKEETATISHDEVLSTILHRPPFLFVDYVKVIEEGKYFLGVKKYSGEEDFFKGHFPGMPVMPGVLTIESISQCAGAALMRGIENKVPLFLSIEEAKFRSVIKPGDTVCMPFKILRFGKISRIYAEAYANGALCTQGYFNYILTDKK; encoded by the coding sequence ATGGCTGAAGAAAAACTTGATTTGTCGTTTCTGCTTAGCAAAGAAGAAACGGCAACAATAAGTCATGATGAAGTTTTGAGCACAATACTTCACAGACCGCCTTTTTTATTTGTAGATTATGTTAAAGTGATCGAAGAAGGCAAATACTTCTTAGGAGTTAAAAAGTATTCGGGAGAAGAGGACTTTTTTAAAGGCCACTTTCCGGGTATGCCGGTTATGCCGGGCGTTTTAACAATTGAAAGTATTTCACAATGCGCGGGAGCGGCTTTAATGCGCGGTATTGAAAATAAAGTGCCTTTGTTTCTCAGTATAGAAGAAGCTAAATTTAGAAGCGTAATTAAACCGGGAGACACCGTTTGCATGCCTTTTAAGATTTTGCGTTTTGGCAAAATCTCGCGCATTTACGCGGAGGCTTACGCTAACGGAGCATTATGCACACAGGGATACTTTAACTATATATTGACGGATAAAAAATAA
- the lpxA gene encoding acyl-ACP--UDP-N-acetylglucosamine O-acyltransferase codes for MSLKIHPSAVVDKSAVLEDNVEIGPFVVIGANVKIGSGSYVGPHCVVENCVMGKNNELVAGCYVGIKPQDLSYKGIPSMVVMGDGNKIREAATIHRSSSVETPTKIGSNCLFMAGSHVAHDCEVGNGVIIANVTGIAGHCIIEDKAIISGLVGAHQFCRIGTMCMVSGASGVHKDIAPYCIAQGYRAGLVGLNVIGLRRNGFSRETIKSIKDTYKNLFLSGLIFSEAVEKAAAEASTPEAKHMVDFCRNSKRGMAIARMKMTGDEIE; via the coding sequence ATGTCTTTAAAAATACATCCTTCGGCTGTTGTTGATAAATCTGCAGTATTGGAAGATAATGTTGAAATAGGTCCGTTTGTCGTAATCGGCGCCAATGTCAAAATAGGCAGCGGTTCCTATGTGGGTCCTCACTGCGTTGTGGAAAATTGTGTGATGGGCAAAAACAATGAACTTGTAGCGGGTTGTTATGTAGGTATTAAGCCGCAGGATTTGTCGTATAAAGGCATTCCCAGCATGGTTGTTATGGGTGACGGCAACAAAATAAGAGAGGCCGCCACGATACACCGCTCTTCCTCTGTTGAAACGCCCACAAAAATAGGAAGCAATTGCTTATTTATGGCAGGTTCGCACGTAGCGCATGACTGTGAAGTCGGCAACGGAGTTATTATAGCCAATGTTACTGGCATTGCGGGGCATTGTATTATTGAGGATAAGGCCATTATCTCCGGCCTTGTAGGCGCGCACCAGTTTTGCCGAATAGGAACCATGTGCATGGTTTCAGGAGCTTCGGGTGTTCATAAAGATATCGCACCTTATTGTATTGCCCAAGGTTACAGAGCGGGACTGGTTGGATTAAACGTTATCGGTTTAAGACGCAACGGTTTTAGCCGTGAAACAATTAAGTCAATTAAAGACACTTATAAAAATTTATTTTTATCAGGCTTAATTTTTAGCGAAGCTGTTGAAAAAGCCGCGGCCGAAGCGTCAACGCCGGAAGCGAAACATATGGTTGATTTTTGCCGCAACTCGAAGCGCGGTATGGCAATAGCAAGAATGAAAATGACGGGTGACGAAATAGAATAA
- a CDS encoding LpxI family protein, which translates to MEKIGIIAGEGKMPVYIAAEAKEKGVAVYVACIKGNAFPSDFEAYSASTVEFKMGQLSKGINFFKENGVTKVLMAGRVKHTAIFSNIMPDLRGAKMLAGLKDMKAQTILRAIINEFEKEGISFISSVSFLEKYMPGPGLLGKRPPTEEEKLSIEFGIEIAKALSGLDIGLTVVVADRAVVALEGMEGTDECIKRAGMLYKNSSKKNKSLVVVKVARPQQDFRFDLPIIGKGTIKSAVESGAKVVVIEGRKTLILDMDEVIKMADKASITLLAF; encoded by the coding sequence ATGGAAAAAATAGGCATAATAGCGGGCGAAGGCAAGATGCCGGTTTATATAGCGGCCGAGGCTAAAGAAAAAGGCGTGGCCGTGTATGTGGCTTGCATCAAAGGCAATGCTTTCCCCTCGGATTTCGAGGCTTACTCAGCCAGCACTGTTGAATTTAAAATGGGCCAGCTTAGTAAAGGCATTAACTTTTTTAAAGAAAACGGAGTTACAAAAGTTTTAATGGCAGGCCGAGTTAAGCATACTGCTATTTTCAGCAATATTATGCCTGATTTGCGCGGCGCAAAAATGCTTGCGGGTTTAAAAGATATGAAAGCGCAAACTATCCTGCGTGCGATTATTAATGAGTTTGAAAAAGAAGGTATAAGTTTTATAAGTTCCGTTTCTTTTTTAGAAAAATATATGCCCGGGCCTGGGCTTTTGGGTAAAAGACCTCCTACTGAAGAGGAAAAACTTTCTATTGAGTTCGGTATAGAAATAGCTAAAGCATTGTCGGGCTTAGATATAGGTCTTACGGTAGTTGTGGCCGACAGGGCCGTTGTGGCTTTGGAAGGAATGGAAGGCACGGATGAATGTATAAAAAGAGCGGGTATGCTTTATAAAAACAGCTCTAAAAAAAATAAAAGCCTGGTTGTTGTTAAGGTTGCCAGGCCGCAGCAGGATTTCCGTTTTGATTTGCCTATTATAGGTAAAGGAACAATAAAATCAGCGGTTGAAAGCGGAGCAAAAGTTGTGGTGATAGAAGGACGTAAAACCCTTATATTAGACATGGATGAAGTTATAAAAATGGCTGATAAGGCATCGATAACTTTGCTGGCTTTCTAA
- a CDS encoding ATPase, T2SS/T4P/T4SS family, with amino-acid sequence MVNQREVGADTKDFGIALRHVLRQDPDVILVGEMRDFETIQAALNIAETGHLVFATLHTSDAAQSVNRIVDVFPPHQQEQARMQLSFVLEAVFCQQLLPTADGKGRIMAAEVLLANSAARSIIRDKKSEQLINVMQTNRAAGMITMNQALGDLYMQKKITYQDAVFHCTDANDFKNYLQQQMSK; translated from the coding sequence ATTGTTAACCAACGTGAAGTAGGCGCGGACACAAAGGATTTTGGCATAGCTTTAAGACACGTTCTGCGTCAAGACCCCGACGTTATTTTAGTAGGCGAAATGAGAGATTTTGAAACCATTCAAGCAGCCTTAAATATCGCCGAAACAGGCCACTTGGTTTTTGCCACCCTTCACACGTCAGACGCGGCCCAAAGCGTTAACCGTATTGTTGACGTATTCCCGCCGCACCAGCAGGAACAGGCTAGAATGCAGCTTTCTTTCGTTTTAGAAGCGGTTTTTTGCCAACAGCTTTTACCTACAGCGGATGGCAAAGGGCGTATTATGGCTGCGGAAGTTTTGCTTGCTAACTCGGCCGCCAGAAGTATTATAAGAGACAAAAAATCCGAGCAGCTTATCAACGTAATGCAAACAAACAGAGCTGCGGGCATGATAACCATGAACCAAGCCTTGGGAGATTTATATATGCAAAAGAAAATCACCTACCAAGACGCTGTTTTTCACTGCACGGACGCTAATGACTTTAAAAATTATCTGCAACAGCAAATGTCAAAATAA
- a CDS encoding type IV pilus twitching motility protein PilT has product MLVMDELFKLMKENGASDIHLTVGAAPILRINGRLFSTPFEVLTAEKAQTLIYSIMNDEQKQRFEQDQELDFAFGMKNFGRLRMNVFKQRNTIGAAIRSIPFEFKSFEELGLPPAVNTIVRLNKGLVLVTGPTGSGKSTTLASIINYLNTNYNYHIMTVEDPIEFVHNHKKVLLTNVK; this is encoded by the coding sequence ATGTTGGTAATGGACGAACTTTTTAAACTAATGAAAGAAAACGGCGCATCAGATATACACCTTACCGTGGGCGCGGCTCCTATCTTGCGTATTAACGGAAGGTTATTTTCAACTCCTTTTGAAGTATTAACCGCCGAAAAAGCGCAAACTTTAATCTACTCCATTATGAACGACGAACAAAAACAACGCTTTGAGCAGGACCAGGAACTTGACTTTGCCTTCGGTATGAAAAATTTCGGACGACTTCGTATGAACGTTTTTAAACAACGCAACACCATAGGCGCCGCTATACGTTCCATTCCTTTTGAGTTTAAATCTTTTGAAGAACTGGGCCTTCCCCCGGCAGTCAACACCATAGTGCGTTTAAACAAAGGTTTGGTTCTTGTTACGGGGCCTACGGGTTCGGGCAAATCAACCACTTTAGCAAGTATTATAAACTACCTTAACACAAATTATAACTACCATATTATGACTGTTGAGGACCCTATAGAATTTGTTCACAACCATAAAAAAGTATTGTTAACCAACGTGAAGTAG
- the gltX gene encoding glutamate--tRNA ligase produces the protein MKIRVRFAPSPTGFLHIGGVRTALFNYLFAKRYGGTFVLRIEDTDELRSTEESTQAIFDGLEWTKLLWDEGPFRDGKENGPYPPYLQSERVKAGIYQKYIDQLLEEGKAYKCYCTPEELEAMREEAAAKKLPPRYPGKCKHLTKDEQAALEAQGRKPVIRFNMPSEGSVEWADLIRGPVSFASKDLYDLVISKPSGFPTYNFACVIDDHLMEMSHIIRGEDHISNTPMQIQMYKAFGWTPPEFGHLPMIHGSDGTKLSKRHGATNVIEYQKQGYLSEALVNYLALLGWSNSESQQLFAPGELEQKFDIKGVQKSPAIFDNAKLDWMNSEYIRATPISKLTDLAIPFIKEENIDISKTDRAALENIIAIEQEKYRTLKEIPGLIKFFFEDVVFEEGAKEKVYGKPESKDVLLGITRVYQNIEPFKEADLEAATRAFAKDNGFKTGQIFHPVRVAVSGRTHGPTLFKMLELLGKETVIKRLNEAAKYSNI, from the coding sequence ATGAAAATACGAGTAAGATTTGCCCCAAGCCCAACTGGATTTTTACATATAGGCGGCGTAAGAACCGCTCTTTTTAACTACCTTTTCGCAAAAAGATACGGCGGAACCTTTGTTTTAAGAATAGAAGACACCGACGAACTTCGCTCAACCGAAGAATCAACCCAGGCTATTTTTGACGGTTTAGAATGGACTAAACTTTTATGGGACGAAGGCCCTTTCCGCGACGGGAAAGAAAACGGGCCCTACCCGCCTTACCTTCAGTCGGAACGTGTAAAAGCGGGCATTTACCAAAAATATATTGACCAACTTTTAGAAGAAGGCAAAGCCTACAAATGCTATTGCACTCCTGAAGAGCTTGAAGCCATGCGTGAAGAAGCGGCGGCTAAAAAACTGCCCCCCAGATATCCTGGCAAATGCAAACATTTAACAAAAGACGAGCAGGCCGCGCTTGAAGCCCAAGGCAGAAAGCCCGTAATACGTTTTAACATGCCTTCGGAAGGCTCCGTGGAATGGGCCGATTTAATAAGAGGCCCCGTAAGTTTTGCCAGCAAAGATTTATATGATTTAGTTATTTCAAAACCTTCGGGTTTTCCCACATATAATTTTGCCTGCGTGATTGACGACCATCTTATGGAAATGTCACACATTATAAGAGGCGAGGACCACATTTCCAACACCCCCATGCAGATACAAATGTATAAAGCCTTCGGCTGGACGCCGCCCGAATTCGGGCACTTGCCCATGATTCACGGTTCGGACGGGACAAAGCTTTCCAAACGCCACGGAGCGACAAACGTTATTGAATACCAAAAGCAGGGCTATTTAAGCGAAGCGCTTGTAAATTATTTGGCGCTTTTGGGATGGTCCAATTCCGAATCGCAGCAGCTTTTTGCCCCGGGTGAACTTGAACAAAAATTTGATATTAAAGGCGTACAAAAAAGCCCCGCTATTTTTGACAACGCCAAACTTGACTGGATGAACAGTGAATATATCAGAGCTACGCCTATTTCTAAATTAACGGATTTAGCGATACCTTTCATTAAAGAAGAAAACATTGATATCAGCAAAACGGACAGAGCCGCGCTTGAAAACATTATCGCTATTGAGCAGGAAAAATACCGCACGCTTAAAGAAATCCCCGGTCTTATAAAATTCTTTTTTGAAGATGTTGTCTTTGAAGAAGGCGCTAAGGAAAAAGTTTACGGCAAGCCCGAATCTAAAGATGTCCTTTTAGGTATTACCCGAGTTTACCAGAATATTGAACCTTTTAAAGAAGCTGACCTTGAAGCTGCCACAAGAGCGTTTGCCAAAGACAATGGGTTTAAAACGGGGCAGATTTTCCACCCCGTACGCGTTGCGGTATCCGGCAGAACGCACGGCCCGACGCTTTTTAAAATGCTTGAACTTTTAGGTAAGGAAACTGTTATCAAAAGATTAAACGAAGCCGCTAAATATAGCAACATATAA